The Streptomyces sp. NBC_01276 genome contains the following window.
CGCTCACCCAGCTGGTGAAGACCTGGTACATCCGCACCTTCAAGACCTGGCTGTAGGAAGGGGGCGGGCCGATGACCCTGCTCACGGAATGGGAGATGGCCGGTCACCTGGCGGCCGCGCTCGGGTTCGGGGCGGTCATCGGCCTGGAACGGCAGTGGCGGGCCCGGTTGGCGGGCCTGCGCACCAACGCACTGGTGGCGGGCGGGGCCGCGCTGTTCGTGCTGCTCTCGCAGTACGGGTTCCTCGGCGCGGTCTCCGAGGTGGACTACGACGGCTCGCGGGTCGCCGCCCAGATCGTCTCCGGGATCGGTTTCCTGGGCGCCGGGGTGATCATGCGGGACGGGCTGAGCGTCCGGGGCCTGAACACGGCGGCCACCCTGTGGTGCTCGGCGGCCGTGGGCTGCCTGGCCGGGGTGGGCCTGTTCGTGCTGGCCGCCTTCGGCACGGCGGGCGTGGTGGGGGCGAACCTCCTGTTGCGCCCGCTGGGCCGGCGGCTCGACCGGGAGCCGCGCGGCGGGGCCGAGGTGGCCGTCGACTACCACTTCGAGGCGGTCTGCCTGGAGGCGGAGGAGGCCCACGTCCGCCACCGGGTGGCCGACGCCCTGGGCCGGCCCGGGTACCAGCTGCGGGAGATCCGCAGCCAGGACGGCCCGGTGCCGGGGCGGGTGACGGTGTCGGCGCTGCTGACCGCCGAGGGCGAGGGGTGCCGGGCGCTGGAGGAGGCGGTCAGCAACCTCTCCCTCGACCCCTCGGTCTCGGCGGTCAGCTGGTCGGTGGTACCCGATCCCGCACGCTGACGAGGGGACCTACTTGAGCGTGGCGGAGGTCAGTCCGGCCTGGATCTGGCGCTGGAAGGACAGGTAGACCACCACCATCGGGATGATCGCGATGGTCACGCCGGCGAACAGCACCGGCAGGTCCGTCTCGTACCCCATCTGCTGCTGGAGCTGGATCAGACCCTGGGTGAGCAGGTAGCGCTCGGGGTCCGAGCCGCTCTGGGGCTGCATCAGCACGGAGGGCAGGATGTACTGGTTCCACTGCCCCAGGACATTGAATATCCCGACGCTGATCAGGCCGGGCTTGGCCATCGGCAGCATCACCTGGAAGAAGATCCGGGTGTCGGAGGCCCCGTCGATCACCGCCGCCTCGTGCACCGCCGTCGGCAGGGTGCGGAAGAAGGAGTGCATGAAGAAGACCGTGAAGGGCATCGAGTAGGCGACGTACACCAGGACCAGCCCCTGGTAGCTGTTGAGCATGTCGAGCCGCTTGACCATGAAGAACAGCGGTACGAGCGCCAGGAAGACGGGGAACATGGCCCCGCTGACGAAGAAGTAGTAGATGAGGCGGTTCCCCCGGAAGGGGTACCGGGCCAGCACGTACGCGGCCATCGAGCCGAGCAGCATCGTCAGCGGTACCGAGAACACCATCACGATCATCGTGTTGGCGAAGTAGTCGCCGATGCCCTTGTCCCAGGCGCGGGCGAAGGCGTCGAGGTGCCAGTTGGAGGGCCAGCCGAGGGCCGATCCGCCGATCTGGGAGTCGGTCTTGAAGGAGCCGAGCATCAGCCAGAACAGCGGCAGGACGATCAGTATCGCCCAGACGGCCAGGAAGCTGTGGGAGAAGACGTTGAGCGCCATGCCGTCGGAGCGGCGGTTCTGGCCCTCCCCGGTCCGGCGGCCGCCGCCCCCGGACCGTTCCGCCGCGGCCTCGCCGGGCGCCTTGATCACTGTGGTCATGGTGTCTCCCGCTCAGAACTCGATGCGCTCGCGGCGGGTGGCGCGCAGCGTGACAAGGGAAAGGATCATGGTGAGGACCAGCATGACCACGCCCATGGCGCAGGCGTAGCCGCTCTTGCCGAAGTAGAGGAAGTTGCGCATCAGCACGGTCGCCATGACCTCGCTGTGGTGGTCCGGCCCTCCGCCGAACTGGCCGGAGGTCATCGTCGACACCAGGACGAACATGTCCATCGCGGCAATGCCCAGGTAGACCGCCGAGGTCTGTACGGAGTCCCAGAGCAGGGGCAGCGTGACCTTGACGAAGGTCTGGGCCCGGCCGGCGCCGTCCAGCAGGGCGGCCTCGTAGATGTCCTTGGGAATGGACTGCATGGCCGCGGAGAAGAGCACCAGGTAGAAGCCGACGCCGTGCCAGACGACCACGAGCAGCAGGCACCAGAGCACCAGGTCCGGCTCGTTGAGCCATTCGACCGGGTGCGCCGGGTCGACGAGGCCGAGGCGGATGAGGAAGCCGTTGAGCAGCCCGCCCTCGTCGCTGCGGTACACGGCGCCGAACAGAACCGCAAGGATGGCGAGGGAGAGGACCTGCGGGAAGAAGTAGACGATCTTGTAGAAGGCGGAGCCCCGGACGCCCCTGACACCGCCCGCCCCGCTGCGCCCTCCCACGTTCACCATGAAGGCGAAGAAGAGGGCGAGCAGGATGGTCAGCGCCGGGACGAACAGCAGGAGCAGCAGGTTGTGCCACAGGGCGCCGAGGAAGACCTCGTCCTTCATCAGGGCCGTGTAGTTGTCCAGGCCGACGAAGCCGAACGTCGGCGACTGGCCGGACCAGTTGGTGAAGGAATAGCCGAACGTCTGGACGTACGGCCAGATGACGAAGGTCAGGTACAGCGCGAGGGGCAGGACGAGGAAACCGGCGATGAAGCCGACCCGCCGTCTGCTCGTGGCTACTTGGCTCATGGGTGTCCGTCCCTGGGACGCGGTGTCAGCTGCGGTGGTTGTTCTTGGCGCTCGGGTCCTTGGCGGCCTTGTCCACCGCGGCCTGGGCCCGCTTGATCCACTCCTTTGGCTGGATCCGCTTGGCCATCAGCTCGTTGGACGCGTCCTGGATCTCGGTGTCCATCGCGCTGTACCAGTCGGGGTACAGGAAATTGAAGGTGTTGTCCCCGGCCGCCTTGAGCGCCGTCACCGCCGACTGGGTGCCCGGCCGCAGTTTGACGTTGGGGTCGACGCCGTCCTTGACCACGGTGAGCGAGTTGGCCTGCTGGGCGAAGAGCGTGGACCACTCGCGGGAGAGCATCGAGCGGACGAACTCCAGGCCGCCCGCCTTGTTGGCGGCCTTCTCCGGGACGATGAAGGGTTCGCCCGCACCCGCCCGGATGGCCTCGAAGGACAGCTTGCTGTCGGCCAGCGGCGGCACCGGCAGGAACTGCATGTCGAAGTCGCCGGGGGTCTGCTTGAGCTGCTCGTTCTCCAGCCAGGAGCCCGAGGGGATGAAGGCCGCCTTGTACTGGTTCCAGGCGGTCTGCGACTCCGTGTGGGTGAGGCCGTTGGTGCCCGGCATCAGCAGGTCCTTCTCGACGACCTCGTACACGGCCTCGATCGCGGCGAGGGCGGCGGCGCTGCCCTCGAAGGCGTTCGGCTCCAGGTTGTCGATGGCCTTCATGGCCTCCAGACCGCCCTTCTTGGCGATCAGGTCCATGATGACGACGTTGATGTAGTACGGGTACTTGCCCTGGTGGGCGAGGCCGCCGAGGCCGGCGTCCTTGGCCTTCTTGCAGACGTCGAGGAACTCGTCCCAGGTCTTGGGCGCCGTCCAGCCCTTCTCCTTGAAGAGCTTGCCGGAGTACCAGAAGCCGAACACCGTGTAGACGTAGTTGAGCGCGACGAACTTGCCGCCCTGCATGCCCTGCTCGACGGTGCCCGCGATCAGCGTGTCCCGGACCTTCTTGGAGGGGTCGTCGAGCGAGGGGGCGTCGAGCACCGGGGCGAGGTCGG
Protein-coding sequences here:
- a CDS encoding MgtC/SapB family protein, whose translation is MTLLTEWEMAGHLAAALGFGAVIGLERQWRARLAGLRTNALVAGGAALFVLLSQYGFLGAVSEVDYDGSRVAAQIVSGIGFLGAGVIMRDGLSVRGLNTAATLWCSAAVGCLAGVGLFVLAAFGTAGVVGANLLLRPLGRRLDREPRGGAEVAVDYHFEAVCLEAEEAHVRHRVADALGRPGYQLREIRSQDGPVPGRVTVSALLTAEGEGCRALEEAVSNLSLDPSVSAVSWSVVPDPAR
- a CDS encoding carbohydrate ABC transporter permease, with the translated sequence MTTVIKAPGEAAAERSGGGGRRTGEGQNRRSDGMALNVFSHSFLAVWAILIVLPLFWLMLGSFKTDSQIGGSALGWPSNWHLDAFARAWDKGIGDYFANTMIVMVFSVPLTMLLGSMAAYVLARYPFRGNRLIYYFFVSGAMFPVFLALVPLFFMVKRLDMLNSYQGLVLVYVAYSMPFTVFFMHSFFRTLPTAVHEAAVIDGASDTRIFFQVMLPMAKPGLISVGIFNVLGQWNQYILPSVLMQPQSGSDPERYLLTQGLIQLQQQMGYETDLPVLFAGVTIAIIPMVVVYLSFQRQIQAGLTSATLK
- a CDS encoding carbohydrate ABC transporter permease; translated protein: MSQVATSRRRVGFIAGFLVLPLALYLTFVIWPYVQTFGYSFTNWSGQSPTFGFVGLDNYTALMKDEVFLGALWHNLLLLLFVPALTILLALFFAFMVNVGGRSGAGGVRGVRGSAFYKIVYFFPQVLSLAILAVLFGAVYRSDEGGLLNGFLIRLGLVDPAHPVEWLNEPDLVLWCLLLVVVWHGVGFYLVLFSAAMQSIPKDIYEAALLDGAGRAQTFVKVTLPLLWDSVQTSAVYLGIAAMDMFVLVSTMTSGQFGGGPDHHSEVMATVLMRNFLYFGKSGYACAMGVVMLVLTMILSLVTLRATRRERIEF
- the ngcE gene encoding N-acetylglucosamine/diacetylchitobiose ABC transporter substrate-binding protein, which translates into the protein MGSTGEGLGRRDLIKRSAALGLITVPTMSFLSACASGGEDGSTKGPDKAPVTKENPFGVAKGGKLDVVVFKGGFGDDYAKAWEAAFDKKWGTTSSHLGTQEITGKLQTRFNGGTPPDVVDDSGAQKIKLDVLAKGGQLADLAPVLDAPSLDDPSKKVRDTLIAGTVEQGMQGGKFVALNYVYTVFGFWYSGKLFKEKGWTAPKTWDEFLDVCKKAKDAGLGGLAHQGKYPYYINVVIMDLIAKKGGLEAMKAIDNLEPNAFEGSAAALAAIEAVYEVVEKDLLMPGTNGLTHTESQTAWNQYKAAFIPSGSWLENEQLKQTPGDFDMQFLPVPPLADSKLSFEAIRAGAGEPFIVPEKAANKAGGLEFVRSMLSREWSTLFAQQANSLTVVKDGVDPNVKLRPGTQSAVTALKAAGDNTFNFLYPDWYSAMDTEIQDASNELMAKRIQPKEWIKRAQAAVDKAAKDPSAKNNHRS